From a region of the Lactuca sativa cultivar Salinas chromosome 4, Lsat_Salinas_v11, whole genome shotgun sequence genome:
- the LOC111900989 gene encoding uncharacterized protein LOC111900989, producing the protein MTEGSSVSAHILKMKPYVEQIACLKFVFGDELATDVILALLPKSFNQFVMNFKMNDWERSINELYNMLKNVEANIKKFGNNQLLMIREGKISKKKTGNNIGKGKGKAAKKGKGKGKGKGKPPSINPIPKPKAAANANCFHYNEKAH; encoded by the coding sequence ATGACAGAGGGATCTTCTGTTAGTGCACATATACTCAAAATGAAACCTTATGTTGAGCAAATTGCCTGCCTCAAATTCGTATTTGGGGATGAGCTAGCGACCGATGTGATCCTAGCCTTATTGCCTAAGTCATTCAACCAATTTGTGATGAACTTCAAAATGAATGACTGGGAGAGGAGCATTAATGAGCTTTACAACATGCTCAAAAATGTTGAGGCAAATATCAAGAAGTTTGGGAACAATCAATTGTTGATGATCCGTGAAGGAAAAATCTCCAAGAAGAAAACTGGTAATAATATTGGTAAGGGGAAAGGCAAAGCTGCCAAGAAaggcaagggaaagggaaagggtaAAGGGAAGCCTCCTTCCATTAACCCAATTCCTAAACCCAAAGCTGCTGCTAACGCTAATTGCTTCCACTACAATGAAAAGGCACACTGA